The following are from one region of the Deferrivibrio essentukiensis genome:
- a CDS encoding HD-GYP domain-containing protein: MQKILLEHLTSDMKIIKTDKPWIKVSFLPDETPFEEKIKLLRNYGVKEVYIKLDKDKSKFKPLSSKFESEFTDFLTKQTDDNIELDNYYPTIEEVVELQQLHSEAKKRTKALLEEARVGNTVDTSAGMDIVEDFVQACFKNSNLVASLSRLKDFDDYTFTHSLNVSVLSISLGKRLGMNANELRELGIGALFHDLGKMKVPQSILNKPGKLTDEEFEIMKSHPQLGYEILKNDKIIPKNALNCVLQHHERADGSGYPNNLSESNISKLGKITSIVDVYDAITSDRVYHKGMAAHEAIKLIFSWSGKHFNKILVKFFVDIVGIYPTGTLVLLNTGELAIVFEVNRDEPTRPKVIIITDENKKKKPPKLFDLTKYNLVTQVYYKSIVTPIDPRPYNINTNEYIESFTKKAVGVLR, from the coding sequence ATGCAAAAAATCTTGCTTGAACACCTCACGTCAGATATGAAAATAATTAAAACAGATAAACCTTGGATAAAAGTATCATTTTTGCCTGATGAAACCCCTTTTGAAGAGAAAATAAAGCTATTAAGGAATTATGGCGTTAAAGAGGTCTATATAAAGCTGGACAAAGATAAATCTAAGTTTAAACCTCTATCTTCTAAATTCGAGTCCGAGTTTACAGATTTTCTCACAAAGCAAACTGATGACAATATTGAGTTGGACAATTACTACCCTACTATTGAAGAGGTTGTCGAGCTCCAACAACTTCACAGTGAAGCCAAAAAAAGAACTAAAGCTTTGCTTGAAGAGGCTAGAGTCGGAAATACCGTAGATACTTCAGCCGGTATGGATATAGTCGAAGACTTTGTTCAAGCTTGCTTTAAGAATTCGAATTTAGTAGCAAGCCTTTCGAGATTAAAGGATTTTGATGATTACACATTTACCCACTCACTTAATGTCAGTGTACTTTCCATATCATTAGGGAAAAGGCTCGGGATGAACGCCAATGAACTTAGAGAGCTTGGAATCGGCGCCCTTTTTCACGATCTTGGAAAAATGAAGGTTCCACAATCCATACTAAATAAACCGGGGAAACTAACTGATGAAGAGTTTGAAATAATGAAATCTCATCCTCAGTTAGGTTATGAAATACTAAAGAATGATAAAATTATTCCTAAAAATGCTTTAAATTGCGTACTTCAGCATCATGAAAGAGCTGACGGGAGCGGCTATCCAAACAATCTCTCTGAAAGTAATATCTCAAAGCTCGGCAAAATTACATCTATTGTTGACGTTTACGATGCAATAACGAGCGACAGAGTTTATCACAAAGGGATGGCAGCTCATGAAGCGATTAAATTAATTTTCAGCTGGTCAGGAAAGCATTTTAATAAAATTCTGGTCAAATTCTTTGTTGACATTGTGGGAATATACCCTACCGGCACACTTGTCCTTTTAAATACCGGCGAGCTTGCAATAGTATTTGAGGTCAACAGAGATGAACCTACCAGGCCAAAGGTTATTATTATAACTGATGAAAATAAAAAAAAGAAACCACCTAAACTTTTTGATTTGACAAAATACAATCTTGTAACACAAGTATATTATAAATCCATTGTAACACCTATCGACCCAAGACCATACAATATCAACACTAACGAATATATTGAAAGTTTCACTAAAAAAGCTGTAGGGGTATTAAGATGA
- a CDS encoding ATP-dependent Clp protease ATP-binding subunit has protein sequence MFELFTDRARRVILYSREEAERLLHPYIDTEHILVGILKEKNSLTLELFARKGINVQNLINDIQNLSGENKDFAIKGSLPFSPLAKNALEFAMEECRILNSKYINPEHLLLGLLKEKRGKASLVLRKVGFDLISLRDEIRILSKNFSQTQSMSTPNLDEYGRDLTQLAREEKIDPVIGRENEIERMVQILCRRIKNNTILIGEPGVGKTAIVEGLALRMANDEVPEYLRGKRLVSLDLGNLVAGTKYRGQFEERVKNLLKEIESAGNVIIFIDEIHMIVGAGAAEGSIDASNMLKPALSRGAFQCIGATTLSEYRKYFEKDGALQRRFQTVLVDPPSREETVKILKGIRKYYENFHKVFVPDNVIEEAVYMADRYITDRFQPDKSIDVIDEASARIKIKYNQIPADIIALKNDIENIKKSKRRNSYLDDVGISVIDEEVERMDNLYHLKMEAWSEQVKTSWPSLTVEDIAEVVSLMSGVPVKKLTESDMAKVSNIDKDLSKYILGQNEAVQGVSKAIKRSFAGLNSEFRPIASFIFLGPTGVGKTELAKRLAENLFGSQDALIRIDMSEYMEKFNVSRLVGAPPGYVGYEEGGKLTELVRRKPYSVILFDEIEKAHPDVMNILLQILDDGFINDSLGHKVNFKNTIVIMTSNLGTKTTITTKQLGFENAAETFIDYNKFSSNALKELKDFFPPEFINRVDDVIVFKPLNKDILFGIMDNIVAELNDRLSRHGKKIEIVSDVKEFVLSKDYNYNYGARPLRRLIQKYIEEPLSEALIAGKFSRRKKLTCKVKGDKIVFI, from the coding sequence ATGTTTGAGCTTTTTACTGATAGGGCAAGAAGGGTTATTCTTTATTCTAGAGAAGAGGCAGAGAGGCTTCTGCATCCATATATTGATACCGAACATATTCTGGTGGGCATATTAAAAGAAAAGAATAGCCTGACACTTGAGCTTTTTGCGAGAAAAGGGATAAATGTCCAAAATTTGATAAACGATATCCAAAACCTAAGTGGGGAAAATAAAGACTTTGCGATCAAGGGGAGTTTACCTTTCAGCCCCTTAGCAAAAAATGCCCTTGAGTTTGCCATGGAAGAGTGCAGGATTTTAAACAGTAAATATATAAATCCTGAGCATTTATTGTTGGGACTTTTAAAGGAAAAAAGAGGTAAAGCATCCCTTGTATTGAGAAAAGTAGGTTTTGACCTTATTTCTTTGAGAGATGAAATAAGGATATTGTCCAAAAATTTTTCTCAGACACAGAGTATGTCCACTCCAAATCTTGACGAATATGGAAGAGATCTGACTCAACTTGCCAGAGAAGAAAAGATAGATCCTGTAATTGGAAGAGAGAACGAAATCGAAAGGATGGTGCAGATTCTGTGCAGAAGAATTAAAAACAACACAATCTTGATAGGTGAACCGGGTGTAGGGAAAACGGCTATTGTAGAGGGGTTGGCCCTTAGAATGGCTAATGACGAAGTTCCAGAATATTTGCGCGGTAAGAGATTGGTTTCATTAGATCTTGGAAATTTAGTCGCAGGTACAAAGTATCGAGGGCAATTTGAAGAGAGGGTGAAGAACCTTTTGAAGGAGATAGAAAGTGCTGGTAATGTAATTATTTTTATAGACGAGATACATATGATTGTTGGAGCAGGAGCTGCTGAGGGCTCTATAGATGCATCCAATATGCTCAAGCCAGCATTGTCAAGAGGTGCGTTCCAATGTATAGGCGCTACGACCTTAAGTGAATATAGAAAGTATTTTGAAAAGGATGGAGCTCTTCAAAGGAGATTTCAGACCGTGCTGGTAGACCCGCCATCCAGAGAAGAAACAGTAAAAATATTAAAAGGTATACGTAAGTATTATGAAAACTTCCATAAGGTTTTTGTGCCGGATAATGTTATTGAAGAAGCTGTTTATATGGCGGACAGGTACATTACCGACAGATTTCAGCCGGATAAAAGCATAGATGTGATTGATGAGGCATCTGCAAGGATTAAGATTAAGTATAACCAAATTCCAGCAGATATAATTGCTCTTAAAAATGATATTGAAAATATTAAAAAGTCTAAAAGAAGAAATTCTTACTTGGATGATGTTGGTATTTCAGTAATAGATGAAGAAGTTGAGCGTATGGACAACTTATATCATCTCAAAATGGAAGCGTGGAGCGAACAGGTGAAAACTTCTTGGCCATCTTTGACAGTGGAAGATATTGCCGAGGTTGTCTCACTTATGTCAGGTGTACCTGTGAAGAAGCTTACAGAATCGGATATGGCAAAAGTAAGTAACATTGATAAAGATTTAAGCAAGTATATTCTCGGTCAAAATGAAGCTGTACAGGGAGTGTCCAAGGCTATTAAGAGAAGTTTTGCGGGGTTGAATAGCGAATTCAGACCGATAGCGTCTTTTATATTTTTAGGGCCAACTGGAGTTGGTAAAACGGAGCTTGCAAAAAGATTGGCCGAAAACCTTTTTGGCTCACAAGATGCCCTTATTAGAATTGATATGAGTGAATATATGGAAAAATTTAATGTTTCAAGACTGGTGGGCGCACCTCCCGGCTATGTTGGTTATGAAGAGGGTGGGAAGCTTACCGAGCTTGTAAGGAGAAAACCGTATTCGGTTATTTTGTTTGATGAGATTGAGAAGGCACACCCTGATGTAATGAATATATTGCTGCAAATTTTGGATGACGGATTTATAAATGACAGTTTAGGGCATAAGGTAAACTTTAAAAATACTATAGTTATTATGACTTCAAACCTTGGTACGAAGACTACGATTACTACTAAGCAGCTTGGTTTCGAAAATGCAGCTGAAACCTTTATCGATTATAATAAATTTAGCTCAAATGCTTTAAAAGAGTTAAAAGATTTTTTTCCACCTGAATTTATTAATAGAGTGGATGATGTCATTGTTTTTAAGCCTTTAAATAAAGACATACTTTTTGGTATTATGGATAATATTGTGGCTGAACTCAATGACAGACTTTCAAGGCATGGTAAAAAGATAGAGATTGTTTCAGATGTAAAAGAATTTGTTCTTTCAAAGGATTATAACTATAATTATGGCGCTAGGCCTTTGAGAAGGCTTATTCAAAAGTATATTGAAGAACCTTTAAGTGAGGCTCTTATTGCAGGAAAATTTTCTCGAAGAAAGAAACTTACATGCAAGGTTAAGGGGGATAAAATTGTCTTCATTTAA
- a CDS encoding 2-hydroxyacid dehydrogenase — protein MKIVITQKLPFDIEKYLQGFVLDYNKTDNELSKDEIIKKIQDADGIITMLSDTIDKEVIDAATKLKVIANYAVGYNNIDFNYAKKRGIVVCNTPDVLTETTAELAVALLLSVTRRIVEGHKFVENKKFKGWKPELLLGMDLYKKTVGIYGFGKIGQTIGRILKGFDVNLIYNTRNKNYQAELLTGAKYVTFDSLITESDIIIIAAPLNETTKYRFTISEFKMMKPSAILINIGRGPIVKEDDLYLALKEGVISGAGLDVFEHEPKIFEGLFELNNIVMLPHIGSASTETRKAMAKLCCDSVLDVLINKKKPFNSIN, from the coding sequence ATGAAAATAGTTATTACTCAAAAACTACCATTTGATATTGAAAAATATCTTCAGGGTTTTGTACTGGATTATAACAAAACTGACAATGAGTTAAGTAAAGATGAAATTATAAAAAAGATACAAGATGCAGATGGTATCATCACTATGCTCTCCGATACGATAGATAAAGAAGTAATTGATGCTGCAACAAAATTAAAGGTAATTGCAAACTATGCTGTCGGATATAATAATATAGATTTTAATTATGCTAAAAAAAGAGGAATAGTAGTATGCAATACCCCCGATGTACTTACCGAAACTACCGCTGAACTTGCCGTAGCTCTGCTACTGTCAGTCACCAGAAGAATTGTAGAGGGGCATAAGTTTGTTGAAAATAAAAAGTTTAAAGGGTGGAAACCTGAGCTTTTGCTAGGAATGGACTTATACAAAAAAACAGTGGGAATTTACGGTTTTGGCAAAATAGGGCAGACCATAGGTCGTATTTTAAAGGGTTTTGACGTTAATTTGATTTACAACACAAGAAACAAAAATTATCAGGCTGAGCTTCTAACAGGTGCTAAATATGTGACATTTGACTCTTTGATAACGGAGTCTGACATTATTATTATAGCTGCACCACTTAATGAAACAACAAAATACAGATTTACTATTAGCGAATTTAAAATGATGAAGCCTTCTGCTATTCTAATTAATATCGGAAGAGGACCTATTGTAAAAGAGGATGATTTATATTTAGCATTGAAAGAAGGGGTCATTAGTGGTGCCGGACTTGATGTATTTGAACATGAACCAAAAATCTTTGAAGGACTTTTCGAGCTTAACAACATAGTAATGTTGCCTCACATAGGCAGTGCATCCACTGAAACAAGAAAGGCAATGGCAAAACTATGCTGCGACAGTGTGCTCGATGTACTGATTAATAAAAAGAAACCTTTTAACTCAATTAATTGA
- a CDS encoding glycine cleavage system protein R, with translation MKKNYYALTFVSVDKPGIVAEVTRILYEKGFNIEDSSSTLLRGFFSMILIVSHEKSFSIEEIIAHFDDSCKKYDLSISVKPIDNMSSTTKYDKTYIVSVYGSDKPGIVYKVAKFLSEKKINIVDLQTKVAGKEDKPLYIMVLEVNVPSGLDESWMLSLKKISDELGTDINVRQIETYEF, from the coding sequence ATGAAAAAAAATTATTATGCTCTAACTTTTGTAAGTGTGGACAAACCTGGTATAGTTGCTGAAGTAACGAGAATTCTTTATGAAAAAGGTTTTAATATTGAAGATTCTAGTTCAACACTACTGCGAGGTTTTTTCTCAATGATTTTAATCGTGAGCCATGAAAAGTCATTCTCTATAGAGGAAATCATAGCACATTTTGATGATTCTTGTAAAAAATATGACCTTTCAATCAGTGTAAAGCCTATTGATAATATGTCCTCAACAACAAAATATGACAAGACATACATTGTTTCAGTTTACGGGTCTGATAAACCTGGAATAGTTTATAAAGTAGCTAAATTTCTAAGTGAAAAAAAGATTAATATCGTAGATTTGCAAACAAAAGTAGCTGGCAAAGAAGACAAACCTTTATATATAATGGTTTTGGAAGTAAATGTCCCTTCTGGCCTTGATGAGTCTTGGATGCTCTCATTAAAGAAAATCTCTGATGAGCTTGGAACAGATATAAATGTAAGACAAATAGAGACTTACGAGTTTTAA
- a CDS encoding SDR family oxidoreductase, translated as MELGLKNKNYFVAASSKGIGFGIAKALASDGANVLLGARNKEELKNASKQLSKYGGKITYETLNASEYDSIKSWVAYGVKELGSPDGLVLNAGGPKAGYFLDFDDEDWYSAFNLTLMSAVRLIREVVPYMVERKKGSVVAVTSTSVKEPIDVLLLSNVMRSGVTSLIKSLSIEYGKHNIRFNNLVPGRIDTDRVKSLDNLNAQKKGITVEEQQKYEYSQIPLGRYGNIDEIGKAGAFLLSDAASYISGVTLLVDGAKTKTVW; from the coding sequence ATGGAACTTGGGCTAAAAAACAAGAATTATTTTGTAGCTGCTTCATCAAAAGGTATTGGGTTTGGGATTGCAAAAGCTTTAGCCAGTGATGGTGCTAACGTTCTTCTTGGCGCAAGAAATAAAGAAGAGCTAAAAAATGCATCTAAACAGCTTTCAAAATATGGTGGTAAAATAACTTATGAGACTCTTAACGCTAGTGAATACGATTCAATTAAAAGTTGGGTCGCTTACGGGGTAAAAGAATTGGGTTCTCCTGATGGTTTGGTTCTCAATGCAGGCGGGCCAAAGGCCGGATATTTTTTGGACTTTGATGATGAAGATTGGTACTCGGCTTTCAATCTTACCCTGATGAGTGCGGTAAGACTTATACGTGAAGTTGTACCTTATATGGTTGAACGTAAAAAAGGATCGGTAGTCGCTGTCACTTCAACATCCGTGAAGGAGCCGATCGATGTACTTCTTTTGTCAAATGTGATGAGATCAGGAGTTACAAGTTTGATAAAGAGCCTTTCAATAGAATATGGTAAACACAATATAAGGTTCAATAACTTAGTACCAGGTAGAATAGATACAGACAGAGTTAAAAGCTTGGATAATCTAAATGCCCAAAAGAAAGGGATAACGGTCGAAGAACAGCAAAAGTATGAGTATTCTCAAATACCTTTAGGGCGTTACGGTAATATTGATGAAATAGGTAAAGCTGGGGCTTTTTTACTTAGTGATGCTGCCAGCTATATTAGCGGTGTAACCCTTTTGGTAGATGGGGCAAAGACAAAAACTGTTTGGTAA
- the def gene encoding peptide deformylase: MAIKEVLTYPNPLLKEISEEVKEVTPDVKDTIIDLIDTMDSTGHSVGIAAPQIGKLYRIIAVDASKNKKCTNHHGKMVMINPEILKWEGMLQFREGCMSLPDYTGNVNRARKILVQYQDEKLNTKVIYAEEFEAVLIQHEIDHLDGVLFIDRIISKRTDLFRRKKYK, from the coding sequence ATGGCTATAAAAGAAGTCTTAACTTATCCAAATCCTCTGTTAAAGGAGATTTCAGAAGAGGTCAAAGAAGTCACACCTGACGTTAAAGATACAATAATTGACCTTATAGACACAATGGACTCCACCGGTCATTCTGTAGGGATAGCGGCACCCCAAATTGGCAAACTCTACAGAATTATTGCTGTAGATGCATCTAAAAACAAGAAATGTACAAACCACCACGGCAAGATGGTAATGATTAATCCTGAAATACTGAAATGGGAAGGGATGCTTCAGTTTAGAGAAGGTTGCATGAGCCTCCCGGACTACACCGGGAATGTAAATAGAGCGAGGAAAATCCTCGTTCAATATCAAGATGAAAAATTAAATACAAAAGTAATTTATGCTGAAGAGTTTGAAGCTGTCCTTATACAACATGAAATAGATCATCTGGATGGTGTACTTTTTATAGATAGGATTATCTCAAAAAGGACTGACCTTTTTAGGAGGAAAAAGTACAAATGA
- a CDS encoding 2-dehydropantoate 2-reductase, whose amino-acid sequence MSSFKKIAVFGAGAVGSFYGSILKKAGHDVTLVARGEHLRKINELQGLYIKSYKLGDFFVDIDAKSELEDGYDIIIISTKSKDTAFACSSVKKYLKEDGYVVSMQNGVDNYKIIAESFGKDSTVVCSVYVGLTVEPYGTVVHSAAGKLVVGGLTDKSKTKAKEFSNLFKHTGIECSEVDNIEEVAWKKLLWNVAFNPLSALLETTCGRLTKNEDSLHLMKMMINECVEAARTDGIYLDEKYKESVPFMIDGLEDYKTSMLQDIEKLRNPEVDGILLPVINRLEGKAYYCDSIYRALSFKYGKKFIYPPKLTVDVIVVNSKKQVLLIERKNKPYGWAIPGGFVDYGETVEQAAVRELLEETSIGISEKELKLLGIYSDPKRDPRGHTVSIVYYAYSDSKPLAADDAKSAKFFELSSLPDNVVFDHIKILNDLKILIK is encoded by the coding sequence TTGTCTTCATTTAAAAAGATTGCTGTTTTTGGCGCTGGTGCAGTTGGAAGTTTTTACGGCAGCATATTAAAAAAAGCGGGACATGATGTAACGCTTGTTGCTAGAGGGGAGCATCTAAGAAAAATTAATGAGCTGCAAGGACTTTATATAAAAAGTTATAAATTGGGTGATTTTTTTGTGGATATAGATGCTAAGTCAGAGCTCGAGGATGGTTATGACATTATCATAATTTCTACAAAGTCTAAAGATACTGCATTTGCATGCTCTTCAGTAAAAAAGTATTTAAAGGAAGATGGATATGTCGTTAGTATGCAAAACGGTGTGGATAATTATAAAATTATCGCTGAATCTTTTGGTAAAGACAGCACCGTAGTGTGTAGTGTTTACGTGGGACTTACCGTTGAACCTTATGGGACTGTTGTACACTCCGCTGCCGGAAAGCTTGTGGTGGGTGGTTTGACAGATAAATCAAAAACCAAGGCCAAAGAATTTTCTAACCTATTTAAGCATACGGGGATAGAGTGCAGCGAAGTGGATAATATAGAAGAGGTAGCTTGGAAGAAATTACTTTGGAATGTGGCTTTTAACCCGTTATCAGCACTTTTAGAAACGACCTGTGGCAGGTTAACAAAAAACGAAGACTCACTTCATCTTATGAAGATGATGATAAATGAATGCGTTGAAGCAGCCAGGACTGATGGAATATATCTTGATGAAAAGTATAAGGAATCTGTTCCGTTTATGATTGACGGTCTAGAAGATTACAAGACAAGTATGTTACAGGATATAGAAAAGTTGAGAAATCCAGAAGTCGACGGTATTTTATTACCTGTAATTAACAGACTAGAGGGTAAGGCATATTACTGTGACTCTATATACAGGGCTTTGAGTTTTAAGTATGGCAAAAAGTTTATTTATCCGCCAAAGCTTACAGTAGATGTAATCGTAGTCAATTCTAAAAAGCAGGTGTTATTAATTGAAAGGAAGAACAAACCTTATGGCTGGGCTATCCCAGGTGGATTTGTAGATTATGGTGAGACTGTTGAGCAGGCTGCTGTCAGGGAGCTTTTGGAAGAGACTAGCATAGGGATTTCAGAGAAAGAACTTAAGCTTTTAGGGATTTACTCTGATCCAAAAAGAGACCCCAGGGGGCATACTGTTAGTATTGTGTACTATGCATATTCAGACAGCAAACCTTTAGCAGCAGATGATGCAAAAAGTGCGAAGTTTTTTGAATTATCCAGTTTACCTGATAATGTAGTTTTTGATCACATAAAAATATTAAATGATTTGAAAATATTAATAAAATAA
- a CDS encoding flavodoxin family protein, whose translation MKILLINGSPRKKGNSGYLIEKLKLKFKNEDVTELNINELNFKGCQGCLSCRKNNTFCVVEDDLTDILPKILEYDFLVIVTPNYYGYITGQLKLFLDRWYCLKDSKKVSKFKENTKVFFVVVQGAPNRDHSKNIMDWSKKVLESFNLKYYGYTVPGCSSENKDMVEMKYPEINMSINMFVG comes from the coding sequence ATGAAGATTTTATTAATTAATGGCAGTCCAAGGAAAAAGGGAAATTCCGGCTATTTGATAGAAAAATTGAAACTAAAGTTTAAAAATGAAGATGTTACGGAGCTAAACATAAATGAATTAAACTTTAAAGGGTGTCAGGGGTGTTTAAGTTGTAGAAAAAACAATACATTTTGTGTTGTAGAAGATGATTTGACAGATATCTTGCCAAAAATATTGGAATATGATTTTCTTGTGATAGTGACGCCAAACTATTATGGCTATATTACAGGACAGCTGAAATTGTTTTTGGATAGATGGTATTGCCTCAAAGATTCCAAAAAAGTATCAAAGTTTAAAGAAAATACAAAAGTATTTTTTGTTGTTGTTCAAGGTGCACCGAATAGGGATCATTCAAAAAATATAATGGATTGGTCAAAGAAAGTTTTGGAATCATTTAATCTTAAGTATTATGGTTATACAGTACCCGGCTGCAGTTCTGAAAATAAGGATATGGTTGAGATGAAATATCCTGAAATTAATATGAGTATTAATATGTTTGTGGGTTAA